In Desulfitobacterium chlororespirans DSM 11544, the following are encoded in one genomic region:
- a CDS encoding prepilin-type N-terminal cleavage/methylation domain-containing protein translates to MQTIRRNQKERSGRVDQDRGFTLIEVLFALLITGMLLGVALRFFYAEWNISQTLKDKMEAHYAVVTAGRWVSDAIREAESVQWTNRGKWVLTVTPSGETYSDQYYLDDKDYDGVKDLYRYHKGAHNPIVSGIVDWSCTQGVSGLWTITFQGQIGKQRVYWQGRIRVRARDGVNQGILPS, encoded by the coding sequence ATGCAAACTATTCGGCGGAATCAAAAAGAGCGTTCAGGCAGGGTAGACCAGGATAGAGGCTTTACCTTGATAGAAGTTTTATTTGCCCTTTTAATAACCGGCATGCTCTTAGGTGTTGCCTTGCGATTCTTTTATGCAGAGTGGAATATCAGCCAAACCCTTAAAGATAAAATGGAAGCTCATTATGCGGTGGTTACTGCCGGGAGATGGGTGAGTGATGCTATCCGTGAAGCTGAGTCGGTTCAGTGGACCAACCGGGGAAAATGGGTATTGACAGTAACCCCCAGCGGAGAGACCTATAGTGACCAATATTATCTGGATGATAAAGATTACGACGGGGTTAAAGATTTGTATCGCTATCATAAAGGTGCCCATAATCCGATAGTCAGCGGGATTGTGGACTGGAGTTGCACTCAAGGGGTGTCAGGGCTGTGGACGATAACCTTTCAAGGACAGATAGGGAAGCAAAGAGTTTACTGGCAAGGCAGGATCAGGGTAAGGGCAAGGGACGGGGTGAATCAGGGTATATTACCCTCTTAA
- a CDS encoding type IV pilus modification PilV family protein: protein MNDYNEKGFVLLDVMLALFLFTVGFAALYGLSEKALSEADQALRLTEAANHAQNIMETLGAESWRDNIQRGSCIPGGEVEGSEGFFRWRVYSDWDIPDELLRVKVEISWLEQGSVQSYTLESLYAL, encoded by the coding sequence ATGAATGACTATAATGAAAAGGGTTTTGTTCTTTTGGATGTGATGCTGGCCCTCTTTCTTTTTACGGTAGGTTTTGCTGCTTTGTATGGTTTAAGCGAGAAGGCTTTAAGTGAAGCTGACCAGGCGCTTCGTCTCACCGAGGCGGCCAATCATGCCCAAAATATCATGGAAACCTTAGGAGCGGAGTCCTGGCGGGATAACATCCAGAGAGGCAGCTGTATCCCCGGCGGAGAAGTGGAAGGGTCAGAAGGATTTTTCCGTTGGAGAGTTTATTCTGATTGGGATATCCCCGATGAATTATTAAGAGTTAAGGTGGAGATTTCCTGGCTGGAACAAGGGAGCGTTCAGAGCTATACCTTGGAAAGCCTTTATGCCTTGTAG
- a CDS encoding type II secretion system F family protein — MRNRSFAWRALDQEGNRLEGIWEVRQEREVRSRLFRKGYYPLSISLRHSRLFALFSYFELLSKKSDRLRIWAGITQRLSLLLEAGLPLLPAIDILEKQSKGRVTRLAWGQVKEQLEAGAELSEALDSVVPPPTTYIRAMTQAGERAGRLPEVLAHLSRDLFEEHTYRRKLKGALTYPVFLLVLTIGLIYALSFLVLPVYEQIFLSMDAELPVLTQVIFRVSHGLPFLVLGVFSVGMSSVLLLRLRHPHDWRERLRGGLSKVPFLGRVYQLYDYLQFSQVLGTLLEAGIPLLEALRLTHGSVLTFSMKRVVADLEEAARAGKRLTAVLADRSDFPGDAARMLEVGEESGQLSTMLYHLSRLFQMELEEQMAQVPHLVGPLLVMVLAGIIGLVAIGVLLPIFDIGTHLQ, encoded by the coding sequence ATGAGAAACCGCAGCTTTGCGTGGAGGGCTTTGGATCAGGAGGGAAATCGCCTCGAAGGGATTTGGGAAGTTCGGCAGGAGAGAGAGGTCAGAAGCCGCTTATTTCGCAAAGGATATTATCCGCTGTCAATTAGTCTCCGCCACAGCAGACTTTTCGCTCTGTTCTCCTATTTTGAACTTTTGAGTAAGAAAAGCGATCGGCTGAGGATTTGGGCCGGCATTACACAGCGCTTATCCCTTCTTTTAGAGGCTGGTCTGCCATTGCTCCCAGCCATCGATATTTTGGAAAAGCAGAGTAAGGGGCGAGTAACACGCTTAGCCTGGGGACAGGTGAAGGAACAACTGGAAGCGGGAGCAGAATTATCGGAAGCACTTGATTCTGTGGTGCCTCCCCCGACCACCTATATCCGGGCGATGACCCAAGCCGGGGAACGTGCGGGTAGATTGCCGGAAGTTCTCGCTCATCTTTCCCGAGATCTTTTTGAGGAGCATACTTATCGCCGCAAACTCAAGGGTGCCTTAACTTATCCGGTATTCTTGCTTGTACTGACCATAGGGCTGATTTATGCTTTAAGCTTTCTTGTTTTACCTGTATATGAACAGATTTTTCTCAGCATGGATGCTGAGCTTCCGGTTCTGACCCAAGTCATATTCCGGGTTTCTCATGGATTACCTTTTCTGGTCCTAGGGGTATTTAGTGTGGGAATGAGTTCTGTTCTCCTTCTCCGCCTTCGCCACCCGCATGATTGGAGAGAAAGGCTGCGGGGTGGGCTGAGTAAGGTGCCTTTTTTGGGCAGGGTCTATCAGCTTTATGATTATCTGCAGTTTTCACAGGTATTGGGGACATTGCTGGAAGCAGGAATTCCTCTTCTGGAAGCCTTGAGGTTGACCCACGGATCGGTGCTGACCTTCTCCATGAAAAGGGTGGTTGCGGATCTTGAGGAAGCGGCCCGGGCGGGGAAGAGGCTGACAGCTGTTCTAGCTGATAGATCCGACTTTCCGGGGGATGCAGCACGGATGCTTGAAGTAGGAGAGGAATCGGGACAGCTGAGCACCATGCTGTATCACTTGAGCCGCCTGTTTCAGATGGAGCTTGAGGAACAGATGGCTCAAGTGCCTCACCTGGTAGGTCCGCTGCTCGTCATGGTTTTAGCAGGCATCATCGGTCTGGTGGCAATCGGTGTCCTGCTGCCCATCTTTGATATAGGGACACACCTTCAATAA
- a CDS encoding GspE/PulE family protein, whose protein sequence is MNKIPFWTNCRKKAGEHEGFREELKQQTSPEVEFGQYLLNRQKIDLGQLSKALDEQEETGARLGEILVRHKALTLEQLLTELGGYLGVAKVDLTQVDIDPKAASLLSEQAALRYGALPVGLKDRMLQVAMFDPGNHRCVENIRILTGFEVEPLLADQAQVVTAIKKYLTVEKSIAELSGQDTQEDKGMGRINTLDSEEGKDAPTIQLVDFLIRDAIVLGASDIHWEPGETVMRVRYRVDGKLETKRSFPLGVARNVLARIKIMSGMDVAERRLPQDGRSSFFVVGKTIDLRISSLPTIHGEKIVIRILDQDTAQRSLPSLGMSRVIEQSMQRLIKEPHGIILVVGPTGSGKTTTLYALLRELVSEQLNLVSIEDPVEYQVPGVVSVQVQPKIGLTFAQGLRSILRQDPDVIMIGEIRDEETARIAITAALTGHLVLSTLHTNTAAEAFPRLLDMGIEPYLVAAVLRGVLSQRLVRRLCEQCKEPWHLDPRERDAMDLPESIRQAFRAKGCPQCRGTGYSGRIGIHELLLYHQEIRDLVLEGQSSRVIEDKAIVKGMIPLRRDGYSKVHQGLTSLEEVWSSTSGIVR, encoded by the coding sequence ATGAATAAGATACCTTTTTGGACGAACTGCCGCAAGAAGGCTGGAGAACACGAGGGCTTTCGGGAAGAGCTGAAACAACAAACCTCCCCTGAGGTAGAATTTGGTCAATATTTGCTCAACCGACAAAAAATTGACTTGGGTCAATTGTCCAAGGCTTTAGATGAGCAAGAGGAAACAGGTGCCCGTTTGGGAGAAATTCTTGTCCGGCATAAAGCGCTTACTTTGGAGCAACTGCTTACTGAACTGGGTGGATATTTGGGTGTGGCTAAAGTGGATTTGACCCAGGTCGATATTGACCCTAAGGCGGCTTCCCTGCTGAGTGAACAGGCTGCTTTGCGTTATGGTGCACTTCCCGTGGGGCTTAAAGATAGAATGCTACAGGTCGCCATGTTTGACCCGGGAAACCATCGTTGTGTGGAGAATATTCGAATATTAACAGGTTTTGAGGTCGAGCCGCTGCTGGCTGATCAAGCTCAGGTGGTGACGGCCATCAAGAAATATCTTACTGTGGAAAAGAGCATTGCTGAACTCAGTGGGCAGGATACACAAGAGGATAAAGGGATGGGGCGGATCAATACCCTTGATTCTGAGGAAGGGAAGGATGCCCCAACGATTCAGTTGGTGGATTTTCTGATTCGGGATGCCATTGTACTAGGCGCTAGTGATATTCACTGGGAGCCGGGTGAGACGGTAATGCGGGTGCGCTACCGGGTAGATGGGAAGCTGGAGACTAAGCGCTCTTTTCCTTTGGGGGTTGCCCGCAATGTGCTGGCCAGAATTAAAATTATGTCGGGTATGGATGTGGCGGAACGAAGGCTGCCCCAAGACGGCAGGAGCAGTTTTTTTGTCGTCGGAAAGACCATTGACCTGCGAATATCCAGTCTCCCCACGATCCATGGGGAAAAAATCGTGATACGTATTCTGGATCAGGATACAGCCCAACGCTCCTTGCCATCTTTGGGCATGAGCAGAGTGATTGAACAGAGTATGCAACGCTTAATCAAGGAGCCTCATGGGATTATTCTCGTCGTAGGGCCCACCGGCAGCGGCAAAACAACTACCCTCTATGCTTTACTGAGAGAACTCGTTTCTGAGCAGCTTAATCTGGTCTCCATCGAAGATCCGGTGGAATATCAGGTGCCTGGTGTCGTATCCGTTCAGGTCCAGCCCAAGATCGGCCTGACCTTTGCTCAAGGATTGCGCTCCATATTGCGTCAGGATCCCGATGTGATTATGATTGGGGAGATTCGGGACGAGGAGACGGCCCGTATTGCTATTACTGCGGCCTTGACGGGCCATTTGGTCTTATCCACCTTGCATACCAACACAGCTGCGGAAGCTTTTCCCCGCCTTTTGGATATGGGGATAGAACCCTATTTGGTGGCGGCCGTTTTAAGAGGTGTTCTATCCCAACGCTTGGTCCGCCGCCTTTGTGAACAGTGTAAAGAGCCTTGGCATCTGGATCCCCGGGAAAGGGATGCCATGGATTTGCCGGAGAGCATCCGGCAGGCTTTTAGGGCAAAAGGCTGCCCACAATGCCGGGGGACCGGCTATTCCGGACGTATCGGTATCCACGAATTACTGCTTTACCATCAGGAGATCAGGGATTTAGTGTTAGAAGGCCAAAGCTCGAGGGTGATTGAAGACAAGGCTATAGTCAAAGGAATGATCCCTCTGCGCAGAGATGGCTATAGCAAAGTGCACCAAGGTTTAACAAGTCTGGAGGAAGTCTGGTCTTCAACCAGCGGCATCGTGAGATAG